Genomic DNA from Dermochelys coriacea isolate rDerCor1 chromosome 12, rDerCor1.pri.v4, whole genome shotgun sequence:
ATATTATATGATTGCTCATACGAAAAGATATTAGGTGTTGGTTACAGGATGAGAagagaaagatttaaaaacatgtttctgTAAAAATCAGTGGATGAAACTTCGTAATGTTCAGGCTCAGCCGGGCTCCTACGTTTTTGTCTAACACTGGAACATTGAACGTTCTATAAGTTTAGGTTGCTTGTTGAGAATTATAGTACATTACTGTAATGAGAATAAAATACTGTTTTCCTGCCATCAGTCATTCTGGAGTAGCAGGTTTGGATGAGTCAAGATGAGGACGCTATAGTTGTGCTGTATAAGGAGAGAAGGCCATCCTCCCACACAGTGCTGTGCTCGAAAAAATGCTGCACATTTTTGCTAGATAAGTTGTCTTGTGTAtgattatttttatacattcttgGTGGAGTGTTCTAAAGTAATGCAAATCCCTGTTTTCCTGGGATCTAAAGGCAGATATTTGTCAAAGAATACTATGATATAGGGCATAGATTCTTGTATTGATGATATCCTCATTAACTGAGTTTTTTTTGAGAGATATTCTACTGTACATGTGCTTTAATTTGGTGAAGCTGTTTAGTTGGCAGACAAGTGAATGGGTGGCAGCCTATGCAGTTGGAGgtgggctttttttgttttttttgttcagttgTAATAATAGCTGAAGTTGAATCATTAAATGTTTTAGAGGGTAAATGTTTGTGCTTGGAGAAATGGTTCCTTTTTGCATTTCAGTGCTTTACCTACCCCTTCTCTACTCTCACAAGTTTTACACTGTTCTTCACTCAGGGTTCAGTTTTATATCAGACTAGTGGCATCTTCACTTAATTTGACATCTTCAGCATTCTCTGTGGAATGATTACATTTGCACTCATTTTGTCCTCTATCTAATGAACAATTCAAATTATGAAATATGCTaactttttatgtattttcttaaaataacCATTCTTCTATTCATTGTGTTTCTTTATGGAAAATactgatttattaaatattttctaaacCCTCATCTTTGAGCCATGGAAGTGGGAGCACTCTGTCATTACAGGCTTGGCTGTGCTGTTTTTTTGTTCCTGAAGTTGGTTTTCTGGTGATAACATACCCTCAAATCTCCAAAGATTATTATTAGtctttttattgcaagtcttttttttttttttgcaattggaCAACATTATCTTTCTAAGCCAATGAATATGGTAACAATCAAAATTTCTTGACATATTCAACTGAGTATTCTCAAATCTGTTGCTTCTATTTCACATGGATGTtgaattctgtttgctttttctaCATGTTACCGCTTTTGTGCAGCCTTTTAAATCTGTTTCAATTTCAAGAAAGAACTGAAAAGATTTTGTTAAAAGGAGACATTATTTAAAATCATTCTgatgcatcatttaaaaaaatcccacaaaagcACAGGTGACCACTTAATATTGTAGCTCTTAGACATGTTTGTATTGCTTTGCTtcacaatgcattttattttctttactcaTTGTTTATTGTTTTACAGTACAGTGAGTAGTTAAGCCTGTTAAAGAAAAAGGCTTCATATTAATGCTATATGTTTGCATATTCATAAATTACATAACAATATgtgcttctcttcctctttctcaagCATCCTTTAAAATTCAGGagacatttgtcttttttttttttttgttcagcagctgattttttttttactgtagtaGCAGAAGCCCACAGTGTTGTTGAGAGGCTTTGTCCTTATTTCACAGATGCACTGGGAATTGTTTTTAATCTCCTTTCTGCTTTCCCATTACAGATGGTGATGACGACCCACAACTCTCCTGGGTGGCTTCATCTCCCTCCAGCAAAGATGTTGCATCACCCACTCAGATGATAGGAGATGGGTGTGATCTCGGCatcggggaggaggaaggggggactGGCCTGCCATATCCCTGTCAGTTTTGTGATAAGTCCTTCATTCGCCTGAGCTACCTTAAAAGGCATGAGCAGATCCACAGTGACAAACTACCTTTCAAATGTACCTACTGTAGCCGGCTTTTTAAGCATAAGAGAAGTAGGGATCGCCACATAAAGCTTCACACGGGGGATAAAAAGTACCATTGCCATGAATGTGAGGCAGCATTCTCTCGCAGCGACCACCTCAAAATTCACCTGAAAACCCACAGTTCGAGCAAGCCATTCAAGTGTACTGTCTGTAAGCGTGgcttttcctccaccagctcatTGCAGAGTCACatgcaagctcataaaaagaACAAGGAACATATGGCAAAGACTGAGAAAGAGGTGAAGAAGGATGATTTTATGTGTGATTACTGTGAAGAGACATTCAGTCAGACAGAAGATTTGGAGAAGCACGTAATGACACGCCACCCACAGCTTTCCGAGAAGGCAGATTTGCAGTGTATTCATTGTCCTGAAGTATTTGCAGATGAAAATTCACTGCTTTCCCACATTCATCAAGCCCATGCCAACAAAAAACACAAGTGCCCTATGTGCCCCGAGCAGTTTTCTTCAGTGGAGGAAGTCTATTGCCACTTGGATAGCCACAGACAACCTGATTCCAGCAACCATAGTGTCAGCCCTGACCCAGTCTTGGGGAGTGTGGCATCTATGAGCAGTGCAACACCTGATTCAAGCGCATCGGTAGAACGAGGCTCCACTCCGGACTCCACTTTAAAACCGTTGAGAGGACAAAAGAAGATCAGATCAGtggaaagagaggaaggccagAATTGGTCTAAAGTCACCTATAGCTGTCCTTACTGCTCCAAACGTGACTTCAACAGCCTTGCTGTCCTGGAGATCCATTTGAAGACCATTCATGCAGACAAACCTCAACAAAGCCACACATGCCAGATCTGCCTTGATTCCATGCCTACGCTGTACAACTTGAACGAACATGTCAGAAAGGTGCACAAAAACCATGcatatcccatgatgcagtttaaCAACATTTCTGCATTTCACTGTAACTATTGCCCTGAAATGTTTGCGGATATCAATAGCCTACAGGAGCACATCCGCATCAGTCATTGTGGACCAAGTGCTACCCCTCAAGATGGTAACAATGCCTTCTTCTGTAACCAGTGCTCCATGGGTTTTCTGACGGAAGCATCCTTGACTGAGCATATTCAGCAAACTCACTGCAATGTAGGAAACTCAAAATTGGATTCCCCTGTCGTTCAGCCAACACAGTCTTTTATGGAAGTTTATTCTTGCCCTTATTGCACAAACTCCCCCATTTTTGGCTCCATCCTGAAGCTTACAAAGCACATTAAAGAAAACCACAAGAACATTCCTCTGGCACACAATAAGAAGTCAAAAGCAGAGCAGAGTCCAGTTTCTTCTGATGTTGAAGTCTCTTCCCCTAAAAGGCAGCGGCTTTCTGCCAGCTTAAACTCAGTTTCTAATGGTGAATACCCATGTAATCAGTGTGATCTAAAGTTCTCTAATTTTGAAAGTTTTCAAactcatttaaagttgcatttGGAGTTGCTTTTAAGGAAACAGTCTTGCCCTCAGTGTAAAGAAGACTTTGATTCTCAGGAATCTCTCCTGCAGCACCTCACAGTACACTACATGACAACTTCTACCCATTATGTATGTGAGAGCTGTGACAAACAGTTTTCTTCAGTGGATGATTTGCAGAAGCATTTGCTGGACATGCATACTTTTGTGTTGTATCACTGCACCCTTTGCCAAGAGGTTTTTGATTCCAAGGTATCTATCCAAGTACATCTGGCAGTCAAGCATAGCAATGAAAAGAAGATGTATCGTTGTACAGCCTGTAATTGGGATTTTAGAAAGGAGGTGGACCTTCAGATCCATGTAAAGCATAGCCATTTGGGCAATCCAACAAAGTCACATAAATGCATCTTCTGTGGAGAGACCTTCAGCACTGAAGTAGAACTGCAGTGCCACATCACAACCCACAGTAAAAAATACAACTGTAAGTTCTGCAGCAAAGCTTTCCATGCTATCATCTTGCTTGAAAAACATTTGCGGGAGAAACATTGTGTCTTTGATGCTGGGGCTGAGAATGGTACAGCTAATGGCATGACCCCAACTAATAAGAAGACGGAAACTGCAGACCTCCAGAACATGTTGATGAAGAATCCGGATACTTCAAACAGTCATGAGGCTAGTGAGGACGATGTAGATGCTTCTGAGCCGATGTATGGTTGTGATATTTGTGGGGCTGCCTATACCATGGAAGTCCTTTTGCAAAACCATCGTTTAAGAGATCATAACATTAGACCTGGGGAGGATGATTGTTCTAGGAAGAAAGCAGAATTCATCAAAGGTAGCCACAAGTGTAACATCTGCTCAAGGACCTTTTTCTCAGAAAATGGCCTCAGAGAGCATATGCAGACCCACCGAGGTCCAGCTAAGCACTACATGTGCCCCATTTGTGGGGAGCGCTTCCCATCCCTTCTGACCCTGACAGAGCACAAAGTCACTCATAGCAAGAGTTTGGATACGGGAACATGCAGGATCTGCAAAATGCCACTGCAGAGTGAGGAAGAATTTATTGAGCACTGCCAGATGCATCCAGATCTCAGAAATTCCCTCACTGGGTTTCGCTGTGTTGTCTGTATGCAGACAGTCACCTCTACCCTTGAGCTGAAAATTCATGGAACGTTCCATATGCAGAAATTGGCAGGAAACTCTGCAGCCTCTTCTCCCAATGGTCAGGCTTTGCAGAAACTCTACAAGTGTGCTTTGTGCTTGAAAGAATTCCGGAACAAGCAGGATTTGGTGAAACTGGATGTTAACGGCCTGCCATATGGCCTGTGTGCTGGATGCATGACCAGGGGTACCAACGGACAGTCTTCAGGCTTGACCCCCCAGGAAGTGAATGAGAGACCGTGTGGCAGTCTGAGGTGCCCAGAGTGTAGTGTCAAATTTGAAAGTGCTGAAGACCTAGAGAACCACATTCAGTTAGATCACCGAGACCTGACACCTGAGACTAGCGGCCAAAGGAAGGGTACTCAGACATCCCCTGTTCCCAGAGTAAGTACTGCTGAACTTTAGCATCTCTTATTGCACACAATATAGACTATTAGAGTAACTATACAAAGCATTTAATAGGATTAAAATGACCCAAAATTcaaattttataaaattaatagTAAAAGGAAATATCTTTTGAGAATGACCTGTGCTATAAACAAAGCGTAGCACTGCACAGGGAGAAAATAGGCATCACACAGATTTGCAGACTTCTTAGTTATGTATGGCAGGATATCAGGGTTCATACTGCAAGCCTACCTTCAAGTTTTCAGCAGAAAGTTGAGCTATATCAACGATTCATTCAGAAGTCAGGGTTTGTGCATAAGTTTGAGTATTTCTTGAGTTTGCAGATCTGCAGAAACTGGAGAGACTTTCATGGAAAAAGATATTTTCAGTATCCAGGAGAAAGGAATTCTAAGCAGTTCACTTTACCACATCCCAGGAATGAATTAATTAGAATGGATGGTAGGTTTGCAAGAGGCTTGTTTTCTTTATATAGCCTCTTGGCAGAGGTATCTACTTTATTTGTGGTGTTTGGTGAACATGTGACCAGGCACCAAatatgaggaggaggagattggAATGAAAGATTTAGTGAAAGACCCTCAAAACTTTGCATCGCCTTGCATAAAATTTGAGTCACTGCTTCAGAGAGTTTAGTTGTCTTGCTATATGACCTTGAGAGATGGATATGAGCCCTGCTTTCTTGGGGGGGTGGGTGGCTTtcctcactctgtgtgtgtgtgtgtgtgtgtgtctgtgtgtgagagagaaagagagagagagagagagacctggaaAAACCAATGGGTAAGAAAGATACTTCCTtacaaaaattcaaaaaagaaatataaacagtATTTTTATGGCTCAGGTGCCATACTGGCCACATTGACACTCAAATAATTATTAGCAGCTGTT
This window encodes:
- the ZNF423 gene encoding zinc finger protein 423 isoform X9, whose translation is MEDESIYTCDNCQQDFDSLADLTEHRANHCPGGCLFQTAAELYMEIASLEAADFSKLLYDGDDDPQLSWVASSPSSKDVASPTQMIGDGCDLGIGEEEGGTGLPYPCQFCDKSFIRLSYLKRHEQIHSDKLPFKCTYCSRLFKHKRSRDRHIKLHTGDKKYHCHECEAAFSRSDHLKIHLKTHSSSKPFKCTVCKRGFSSTSSLQSHMQAHKKNKEHMAKTEKEVKKDDFMCDYCEETFSQTEDLEKHVMTRHPQLSEKADLQCIHCPEVFADENSLLSHIHQAHANKKHKCPMCPEQFSSVEEVYCHLDSHRQPDSSNHSVSPDPVLGSVASMSSATPDSSASVERGSTPDSTLKPLRGQKKIRSVEREEGQNWSKVTYSCPYCSKRDFNSLAVLEIHLKTIHADKPQQSHTCQICLDSMPTLYNLNEHVRKVHKNHAYPMMQFNNISAFHCNYCPEMFADINSLQEHIRISHCGPSATPQDGNNAFFCNQCSMGFLTEASLTEHIQQTHCNVGNSKLDSPVVQPTQSFMEVYSCPYCTNSPIFGSILKLTKHIKENHKNIPLAHNKKSKAEQSPVSSDVEVSSPKRQRLSASLNSVSNGEYPCNQCDLKFSNFESFQTHLKLHLELLLRKQSCPQCKEDFDSQESLLQHLTVHYMTTSTHYVCESCDKQFSSVDDLQKHLLDMHTFVLYHCTLCQEVFDSKVSIQVHLAVKHSNEKKMYRCTACNWDFRKEVDLQIHVKHSHLGNPTKSHKCIFCGETFSTEVELQCHITTHSKKYNCKFCSKAFHAIILLEKHLREKHCVFDAGAENGTANGMTPTNKKTETADLQNMLMKNPDTSNSHEASEDDVDASEPMYGCDICGAAYTMEVLLQNHRLRDHNIRPGEDDCSRKKAEFIKGSHKCNICSRTFFSENGLREHMQTHRGPAKHYMCPICGERFPSLLTLTEHKVTHSKSLDTGTCRICKMPLQSEEEFIEHCQMHPDLRNSLTGFRCVVCMQTVTSTLELKIHGTFHMQKLAGNSAASSPNGQALQKLYKCALCLKEFRNKQDLVKLDVNGLPYGLCAGCMTRGTNGQSSGLTPQEVNERPCGSLRCPECSVKFESAEDLENHIQLDHRDLTPETSGQRKGTQTSPVPRKKTYQCIKCQMTFENEREIQIHVANHMIGAAKTPYGETLPSFPAPALVERRTMKNVTAEEGINHECKLCNQMFDSPAKLLCHLIEHSFEGMGGTFKCPVCFTVFVQANKLQQHIFAVHGQEDKIYDCSQCPQKFFFQTELQNHTLSQHAQ
- the ZNF423 gene encoding zinc finger protein 423 isoform X2, giving the protein MEDESIYTCDNCQQDFDSLADLTEHRANHCPGDGDDDPQLSWVASSPSSKDVASPTQMIGDGCDLGIGEEEGGTGLPYPCQFCDKSFIRLSYLKRHEQIHSDKLPFKCTYCSRLFKHKRSRDRHIKLHTGDKKYHCHECEAAFSRSDHLKIHLKTHSSSKPFKCTVCKRGFSSTSSLQSHMQAHKKNKEHMAKTEKEVKKDDFMCDYCEETFSQTEDLEKHVMTRHPQLSEKADLQCIHCPEVFADENSLLSHIHQAHANKKHKCPMCPEQFSSVEEVYCHLDSHRQPDSSNHSVSPDPVLGSVASMSSATPDSSASVERGSTPDSTLKPLRGQKKIRSVEREEGQNWSKVTYSCPYCSKRDFNSLAVLEIHLKTIHADKPQQSHTCQICLDSMPTLYNLNEHVRKVHKNHAYPMMQFNNISAFHCNYCPEMFADINSLQEHIRISHCGPSATPQDGNNAFFCNQCSMGFLTEASLTEHIQQTHCNVGNSKLDSPVVQPTQSFMEVYSCPYCTNSPIFGSILKLTKHIKENHKNIPLAHNKKSKAEQSPVSSDVEVSSPKRQRLSASLNSVSNGEYPCNQCDLKFSNFESFQTHLKLHLELLLRKQSCPQCKEDFDSQESLLQHLTVHYMTTSTHYVCESCDKQFSSVDDLQKHLLDMHTFVLYHCTLCQEVFDSKVSIQVHLAVKHSNEKKMYRCTACNWDFRKEVDLQIHVKHSHLGNPTKSHKCIFCGETFSTEVELQCHITTHSKKYNCKFCSKAFHAIILLEKHLREKHCVFDAGAENGTANGMTPTNKKTETADLQNMLMKNPDTSNSHEASEDDVDASEPMYGCDICGAAYTMEVLLQNHRLRDHNIRPGEDDCSRKKAEFIKGSHKCNICSRTFFSENGLREHMQTHRGPAKHYMCPICGERFPSLLTLTEHKVTHSKSLDTGTCRICKMPLQSEEEFIEHCQMHPDLRNSLTGFRCVVCMQTVTSTLELKIHGTFHMQKLAGNSAASSPNGQALQKLYKCALCLKEFRNKQDLVKLDVNGLPYGLCAGCMTRGTNGQSSGLTPQEVNERPCGSLRCPECSVKFESAEDLENHIQLDHRDLTPETSGQRKGTQTSPVPRKKTYQCIKCQMTFENEREIQIHVANHMIGAAKTPYGETLPSFPAPALVERRTMKNVTAEEGINHECKLCNQMFDSPAKLLCHLIEHSFEGMGGTFKCPVCFTVFVQANKLQQHIFAVHGQEDKIYDCSQCPQKFFFQTELQNHTLSQHAQ
- the ZNF423 gene encoding zinc finger protein 423 isoform X3 — protein: MSRRKQAKPRSVKGGLGGELENEVKDSRALEERNSVTSQEERNEEDEDMEDESIYTCDNCQQDFDSLADLTEHRANHCPGGCLFQTAAELYMEIASLEAADFSKLLYDGDDDPQLSWVASSPSSKDVASPTQMIGDGCDLGIGEEEGGTGLPYPCQFCDKSFIRLSYLKRHEQIHSDKLPFKCTYCSRLFKHKRSRDRHIKLHTGDKKYHCHECEAAFSRSDHLKIHLKTHSSSKPFKCTVCKRGFSSTSSLQSHMQAHKKNKEHMAKTEKEVKKDDFMCDYCEETFSQTEDLEKHVMTRHPQLSEKADLQCIHCPEVFADENSLLSHIHQAHANKKHKCPMCPEQFSSVEEVYCHLDSHRQPDSSNHSVSPDPVLGSVASMSSATPDSSASVERGSTPDSTLKPLRGQKKIRSVEREEGQNWSKVTYSCPYCSKRDFNSLAVLEIHLKTIHADKPQQSHTCQICLDSMPTLYNLNEHVRKVHKNHAYPMMQFNNISAFHCNYCPEMFADINSLQEHIRISHCGPSATPQDGNNAFFCNQCSMGFLTEASLTEHIQQTHCNVGNSKLDSPVVQPTQSFMEVYSCPYCTNSPIFGSILKLTKHIKENHKNIPLAHNKKSKAEQSPVSSDVEVSSPKRQRLSASLNSVSNGEYPCNQCDLKFSNFESFQTHLKLHLELLLRKQSCPQCKEDFDSQESLLQHLTVHYMTTSTHYVCESCDKQFSSVDDLQKHLLDMHTFVLYHCTLCQEVFDSKVSIQVHLAVKHSNEKKMYRCTACNWDFRKEVDLQIHVKHSHLGNPTKSHKCIFCGETFSTEVELQCHITTHSKKYNCKFCSKAFHAIILLEKHLREKHCVFDAGAENGTANGMTPTNKKTETADLQNMLMKNPDTSNSHEASEDDVDASEPMYGCDICGAAYTMEVLLQNHRLRDHNIRPGEDDCSRKKAEFIKGSHKCNICSRTFFSENGLREHMQTHRGPAKHYMCPICGERFPSLLTLTEHKVTHSKSLDTGTCRICKMPLQSEEEFIEHCQMHPDLRNSLTGFRCVVCMQTVTSTLELKIHGTFHMQKLAGNSAASSPNGQALQKLYKCALCLKEFRNKQDLVKLDVNGLPYGLCAGCMTRGTNGQSSGLTPQEVNERPCGSLRCPECSVKFESAEDLENHIQLDHRDLTPETSGQRKGTQTSPVPRKKTYQCIKCQMTFENEREIQIHVANHMIGAAKTPYGETLPSFPAPALVERRTMKNVTAEEGINHECKLCNQMFDSPAKLLCHLIEHSFEGMGGTFKCPVCFTVFVQANKLQQHIFAVHGQEDKIYDCSQCPQKFFFQTELQNHTLSQHAQ
- the ZNF423 gene encoding zinc finger protein 423 isoform X6, translating into MEDESIYTCDNCQQDFDSLADLTEHRANHCPGDGDDDPQLSWVASSPSSKDVASPTQMIGDGCDLGIGEEEGGTGLPYPCQFCDKSFIRLSYLKRHEQIHSDKLPFKCTYCSRLFKHKRSRDRHIKLHTGDKKYHCHECEAAFSRSDHLKIHLKTHSSSKPFKCTVCKRGFSSTSSLQSHMQAHKKNKEHMAKTEKEVKKDDFMCDYCEETFSQTEDLEKHVMTRHPQLSEKADLQCIHCPEVFADENSLLSHIHQAHANKKHKCPMCPEQFSSVEEVYCHLDSHRQPDSSNHSVSPDPVLGSVASMSSATPDSSASVERGSTPDSTLKPLRGQKKIRSVEREEGQNWSKVTYSCPYCSKRDFNSLAVLEIHLKTIHADKPQQSHTCQICLDSMPTLYNLNEHVRKVHKNHAYPMMQFNNISAFHCNYCPEMFADINSLQEHIRISHCGPSATPQDGNNAFFCNQCSMGFLTEASLTEHIQQTHCNVGNSKLDSPVVQPTQSFMEVYSCPYCTNSPIFGSILKLTKHIKENHKNIPLAHNKKSKAEQSPVSSDVEVSSPKRQRLSASLNSVSNGEYPCNQCDLKFSNFESFQTHLKLHLELLLRKQSCPQCKEDFDSQESLLQHLTVHYMTTSTHYVCESCDKQFSSVDDLQKHLLDMHTFVLYHCTLCQEVFDSKVSIQVHLAVKHSNEKKMYRCTACNWDFRKEVDLQIHVKHSHLGNPTKSHKCIFCGETFSTEVELQCHITTHSKKYNCKFCSKAFHAIILLEKHLREKHCVFDAGAENGTANGMTPTNKKTETADLQNMLMKNPDTSNSHEASEDDVDASEPMYGCDICGAAYTMEVLLQNHRLRDHNIRPGEDDCSRKKAEFIKGSHKCNICSRTFFSENGLREHMQTHRGPAKHYMCPICGERFPSLLTLTEHKVTHSKSLDTGTCRICKMPLQSEEEFIEHCQMHPDLRNSLTGFRCVVCMQTVTSTLELKIHGTFHMQKLAGNSAASSPNGQALQKLYKCALCLKEFRNKQDLVKLDVNGLPYGLCAGCMTRGTNGQSSGLTPQEVNERPCGSLRCPECSVKFESAEDLENHIQLDHRDLTPETSGQRKGTQTSPVPRKKTYQCIKCQMTFENEREIQIHVANHMIEEGINHECKLCNQMFDSPAKLLCHLIEHSFEGMGGTFKCPVCFTVFVQANKLQQHIFAVHGQEDKIYDCSQCPQKFFFQTELQNHTLSQHAQ